The following are from one region of the Paenibacillus sp. JZ16 genome:
- the hisD gene encoding histidinol dehydrogenase, whose protein sequence is MKVVSARDFQLKRENDYGTPEQNEVVKAIVRDVRSEGDAALLRHTEQLDRVRLTADQLRVTDEELKAAYDHVEPSFVKAIQAAADNIRAFHVKQKRNSWMDLQADGSILGQIIRPLKRVGVYVPGGKAAYPSSVLMNVIPAQVAGVPEIVMVTPPATGGKDGINPYILVAAAEAGVTEIYRVGGAQAIAALAYGTETISPVDKICGPGNIYVALAKREVYGAVNIDSLAGPSEIAVLADDSADASYIAADLLSQAEHDEMASAILVTPSRKLGEAVAAEVERQLELLPRRDIARASVDTYGAVIITESLNEGIEVINRLAPEHLEIVTAEPMAIVGQIENAGAIFLGPYSSEPVGDYFAGPNHIIPTNGTARFASPVDLDDFIKKSSLIYYSKEALLRDGEQIMELARREGLEGHARAIEIRLEQER, encoded by the coding sequence GTGAAGGTTGTATCAGCACGGGACTTTCAGCTGAAACGGGAAAATGATTACGGCACACCAGAGCAGAATGAAGTTGTGAAAGCGATTGTGCGGGATGTTCGATCCGAAGGAGATGCTGCTTTGCTGCGGCATACCGAGCAATTGGATCGTGTCCGTCTGACCGCAGATCAGCTTCGCGTAACGGATGAAGAACTCAAAGCAGCTTATGATCATGTGGAGCCTTCGTTTGTAAAGGCGATTCAGGCTGCCGCGGATAACATACGTGCTTTTCATGTGAAGCAGAAGCGGAATTCCTGGATGGATCTTCAAGCCGACGGCAGCATCTTGGGGCAGATCATTCGTCCGTTGAAACGCGTGGGTGTATATGTGCCCGGAGGAAAGGCAGCCTACCCTTCGTCCGTGCTGATGAACGTGATCCCGGCGCAAGTGGCAGGCGTGCCTGAGATTGTCATGGTCACTCCCCCGGCAACCGGCGGGAAGGATGGGATTAATCCCTATATCCTGGTAGCCGCGGCCGAGGCCGGCGTTACGGAGATCTACCGCGTTGGAGGAGCTCAGGCGATTGCGGCGTTGGCCTACGGTACGGAGACCATTTCCCCCGTTGATAAAATTTGCGGTCCCGGCAATATTTACGTTGCGCTGGCCAAGCGAGAAGTATATGGTGCGGTCAATATTGACAGCCTGGCCGGTCCGAGCGAGATTGCGGTATTAGCCGATGACAGCGCGGATGCTTCGTATATTGCGGCGGATTTACTCTCCCAAGCAGAGCATGACGAGATGGCCTCGGCCATTCTCGTAACGCCTTCACGCAAGCTGGGTGAGGCCGTTGCCGCCGAAGTAGAGCGGCAGCTTGAGCTGCTGCCGCGGCGCGACATCGCCCGGGCCTCCGTGGACACTTACGGCGCGGTGATCATCACGGAATCCCTTAACGAAGGGATAGAAGTTATTAACCGTTTGGCGCCGGAACATCTGGAGATCGTGACGGCGGAGCCGATGGCCATCGTGGGCCAGATCGAGAACGCAGGCGCAATCTTCCTCGGGCCATATAGCTCGGAGCCGGTAGGTGATTATTTTGCAGGGCCGAATCATATCATCCCGACGAATGGGACGGCACGGTTTGCGTCGCCGGTGGATCTGGACGATTTCATTAAGAAATCGAGCTTGATCTACTATAGCAAGGAAGCGCTGCTGCGCGACGGAGAGCAGATTATGGAGCTGGCCCGGCGAGAAGGGCTTGAAGGCCATGCCCGGGCGATCGAGATTCGACTGGAGCAGGAGCGTTAA
- a CDS encoding acyltransferase — protein sequence MARKITRYPVEGPNALWQIYRTVSPFKGVKNFIFIQLARYCPILPLKNWIYRHMLGMKVGRHTAFGLMVMVDVFFPEKISIGENSVIGYNTTILAHEYLIKEYRLGEVRIGENVLIGANTTILPGVTIGDGAVVAAGSVVHKDVAPGVFVGGNPLQELKRTSTESESI from the coding sequence ATGGCCAGAAAGATTACCCGTTATCCTGTAGAAGGGCCCAACGCGTTATGGCAAATCTACCGCACCGTGAGCCCGTTCAAGGGCGTCAAGAACTTCATCTTTATCCAGTTGGCCCGCTATTGTCCTATTCTGCCCTTGAAGAACTGGATATACCGCCATATGCTCGGGATGAAGGTGGGGAGGCATACCGCGTTTGGATTGATGGTCATGGTGGATGTGTTTTTTCCGGAGAAAATATCCATCGGCGAGAATTCGGTGATCGGCTACAATACAACGATTCTTGCCCATGAGTATTTAATAAAGGAATATCGTCTGGGTGAAGTGCGGATCGGGGAGAACGTACTCATCGGCGCGAACACCACGATTTTGCCTGGTGTAACGATCGGAGATGGAGCGGTTGTTGCTGCAGGGTCTGTCGTACATAAAGATGTGGCACCGGGTGTTTTTGTAGGCGGCAATCCATTGCAAGAGCTGAAGAGGACATCAACGGAAAGTGAGTCAATTTGA
- the hisB gene encoding imidazoleglycerol-phosphate dehydratase HisB: MSSLDAAARSAGVSRKTNETDIALDFNVDGTGISELETDVPFLNHMLDLFTKHGQFDLRVKAKGDIEIDDHHTVEDIGICLGQTFREALGDKKGIKRYASVFVPMDEALAQVIVDISNRPHFEYRAEYPSQQVGSFDTELVHEFLWKLALEARITLHVIVHYGHNTHHMIEAVFKALGRALDEATTVDPRVTGVPSTKGVL; this comes from the coding sequence GTGAGCAGTTTGGATGCAGCAGCAAGATCAGCCGGCGTGAGCCGCAAAACCAATGAAACCGATATTGCCTTGGATTTCAATGTCGATGGAACCGGGATCTCGGAATTGGAGACCGATGTGCCGTTTCTGAATCATATGCTTGATTTGTTTACGAAGCATGGCCAATTTGATCTTCGCGTGAAAGCGAAGGGAGATATTGAGATCGATGACCACCACACGGTGGAAGATATCGGGATTTGCCTGGGGCAGACGTTCCGCGAGGCGCTGGGCGATAAAAAGGGTATTAAGCGATATGCCAGCGTATTTGTACCGATGGATGAAGCGCTTGCTCAAGTCATTGTAGATATCAGCAATCGCCCGCATTTTGAGTACCGAGCGGAATATCCTTCGCAGCAAGTAGGCTCTTTTGATACCGAGCTTGTTCATGAATTTCTGTGGAAGTTGGCGCTGGAAGCCCGTATTACGCTGCATGTCATCGTTCATTACGGACACAATACCCACCATATGATTGAAGCGGTATTTAAGGCGCTCGGCCGTGCATTGGATGAGGCGACTACCGTGGATCCGCGGGTGACCGGCGTGCCCTCCACGAAGGGAGTGCTCTAA
- a CDS encoding ATP phosphoribosyltransferase regulatory subunit, with protein MSKPKGFEKPAGVRDYLPHAVTKLRRIEREVLACMDRWGYRQIMTPTMEYYDTVGVASSTSDQKLFKLLNKRGTTMVLRSDLTAPIARVMSSLLKDEPLPVRLSYHANVFRAIEEEAGREAEFFQTGVELVGDDTPEADAEVIALAIESLKAAGVEKFKIAMGHMGYLNGLLQEVLPERTEDQESLKQDLLNRDYVGYRNTIASLLLTETQQDQLEGILKLRGGREIAGQALEISSNDLARASIEHLCRVWEVLEAYDVSRHVLFDLTMLGDFSYYTGMTFEGYAAELGSPVASGGRYDKLLQQFGRAVPATGFALKTNRILDGVQGGEIAEELPILIRYTASYRKEGLAKASQLRAQGHTVITSIIPDSANIRGEGVPVVSGSLLNRGYQEIITLR; from the coding sequence ATGTCTAAACCGAAAGGCTTCGAGAAACCGGCAGGTGTTCGTGATTATCTCCCTCATGCGGTCACGAAGCTGCGCCGGATTGAACGTGAAGTGCTGGCATGTATGGACCGCTGGGGATACCGGCAGATTATGACACCAACGATGGAATATTACGATACGGTAGGCGTGGCAAGCTCTACGTCGGACCAAAAACTGTTTAAATTATTGAATAAGCGCGGAACGACCATGGTGCTGCGGTCCGATCTAACCGCCCCCATAGCAAGGGTCATGTCGTCGCTGCTGAAGGATGAGCCGTTACCGGTGCGCTTGTCCTATCATGCGAATGTATTTCGCGCAATCGAAGAGGAGGCGGGCCGGGAGGCTGAATTTTTCCAGACGGGAGTAGAGCTTGTAGGCGACGATACGCCGGAGGCCGATGCCGAAGTGATTGCACTGGCGATCGAATCCCTGAAGGCGGCAGGCGTGGAGAAATTCAAAATCGCGATGGGGCATATGGGTTACCTTAATGGCCTGCTCCAGGAAGTGCTGCCTGAGCGGACGGAGGATCAAGAGAGCCTGAAGCAGGACCTGCTGAACCGCGACTATGTCGGATACCGTAACACCATTGCCAGTCTGCTCCTTACGGAGACACAGCAGGACCAGCTGGAGGGAATCCTGAAGCTGCGCGGGGGCCGGGAGATTGCCGGGCAGGCACTTGAGATTAGCAGCAACGATCTCGCAAGAGCTTCTATTGAGCATCTGTGCAGAGTATGGGAGGTGCTGGAGGCATACGATGTCTCCAGGCATGTTCTGTTTGATCTGACGATGCTCGGAGACTTCTCCTATTACACCGGTATGACGTTTGAAGGCTATGCTGCTGAACTTGGTTCACCCGTAGCGAGCGGCGGTCGGTATGACAAGCTGCTGCAGCAGTTTGGCCGTGCGGTTCCGGCAACCGGCTTTGCGCTTAAGACCAATCGCATTCTGGATGGGGTTCAGGGGGGAGAGATTGCGGAAGAGCTGCCCATACTGATCCGTTACACGGCTTCCTATCGCAAAGAAGGTTTGGCAAAAGCGTCACAACTGCGGGCGCAGGGCCATACCGTCATCACCTCGATCATTCCGGATTCGGCAAATATTCGCGGTGAAGGCGTGCCCGTCGTATCCGGCAGTCTGCTTAACAGAGGCTACCAGGAGATCATTACCCTTCGATAG
- the ppaX gene encoding pyrophosphatase PpaX translates to MIETVLFDLDGTIIDTNELIISSFLHVFEAQAPGPLTREQIIPHMGTTLEQQLQAFSGGVDDVSPLIKAYRSFNTLHHDEMVRPFPHVNEVVERLHRHGLSLGIVTTKIRPSTMMTLEKYDLERFMSAIVTVNDVEHPKPHPEPVLTAIERLGANPATTLMIGDSPVDIQSAKAAGVKAAAVAWSLKGEQKLMEYGPDYVLKDMKDLYEIVGLQEE, encoded by the coding sequence ATGATCGAAACCGTACTGTTTGATTTGGACGGAACCATTATTGATACGAATGAATTGATTATCTCGTCGTTTCTGCATGTCTTTGAGGCTCAGGCCCCAGGACCGCTAACCAGGGAGCAGATCATTCCACATATGGGAACCACGCTGGAGCAGCAGCTGCAGGCTTTCTCGGGGGGCGTTGATGACGTTAGTCCGCTTATCAAAGCATACCGCTCCTTCAACACGCTTCATCATGATGAGATGGTTAGACCATTCCCCCATGTAAATGAAGTCGTGGAGCGTCTTCATCGTCATGGGCTTTCACTGGGGATCGTAACCACGAAGATCCGCCCCTCCACGATGATGACTTTGGAGAAGTACGATCTGGAGCGCTTCATGTCGGCGATTGTGACAGTGAACGACGTCGAGCATCCGAAACCGCATCCTGAGCCCGTTCTGACGGCGATCGAGCGTCTCGGCGCCAATCCGGCTACGACGTTGATGATCGGGGACAGCCCGGTCGACATTCAATCTGCCAAGGCGGCGGGCGTGAAGGCCGCAGCTGTAGCTTGGTCCCTGAAGGGTGAGCAGAAGCTGATGGAGTATGGTCCGGATTATGTTTTAAAGGATATGAAAGACCTGTATGAGATCGTAGGACTTCAAGAGGAATAG
- the hprK gene encoding HPr(Ser) kinase/phosphatase — translation MAKKVKVSELVQQFQLEVIAGEEGLKRQITTDDLNRPGLEMAGYFEYHPRERVQLMGRTELAFFGMLKPEERKERMRSLCTEETPCIVVTRSLEVPEELVELGNERGLPVLRSSMATTILTSRFTSFLERKLAPTTTIHGVLCDVYGVGMLITGSSGIGKSETALELVKRGHRLIADDAVEIRQTSDFQLHGTAPELIRHLLEIRGVGIINVMTLFGAGAVRNNKRITLVVRLEAWQQDKQYDRLGLDEETTRIIETDIPLVTIPVRPGRNLAVIIEVAAMNYRLKQMGLNAALQFTNKLTATIAEDMDDLD, via the coding sequence ATGGCCAAGAAAGTGAAGGTATCCGAGCTGGTCCAGCAGTTTCAGCTGGAGGTCATCGCAGGTGAGGAAGGCTTGAAACGTCAGATTACAACGGACGATCTGAATCGCCCGGGATTGGAAATGGCCGGGTATTTTGAATACCATCCGCGGGAACGGGTTCAGCTTATGGGGCGCACCGAGTTGGCTTTCTTCGGAATGCTGAAGCCGGAAGAGCGTAAAGAGCGTATGCGCAGCCTGTGCACGGAAGAAACACCTTGCATCGTGGTAACACGTTCCTTGGAGGTGCCGGAAGAACTGGTGGAACTCGGGAATGAGAGAGGTTTGCCTGTACTGCGCAGCAGCATGGCAACAACCATTCTGACAAGCCGATTCACAAGCTTTCTGGAACGCAAACTTGCACCAACTACAACCATCCACGGGGTATTGTGCGATGTTTATGGCGTAGGGATGCTGATAACAGGCTCAAGCGGTATCGGGAAAAGCGAGACGGCACTGGAGCTCGTCAAACGCGGACACCGATTAATTGCGGACGATGCGGTGGAGATACGTCAGACATCGGATTTTCAGCTGCACGGTACGGCGCCGGAGCTCATTCGCCATCTTCTGGAGATTCGCGGAGTCGGTATTATTAATGTAATGACGTTATTCGGTGCAGGCGCCGTTCGAAACAATAAACGGATTACCCTTGTTGTGCGATTGGAAGCCTGGCAGCAGGATAAACAGTATGATCGTCTGGGGTTAGATGAAGAAACAACACGAATTATTGAGACGGACATCCCTCTGGTCACCATTCCGGTTCGTCCAGGACGTAACCTTGCGGTTATTATTGAAGTGGCAGCTATGAACTACAGACTGAAACAAATGGGACTGAATGCTGCGCTGCAGTTTACGAACAAACTGACAGCTACGATTGCTGAAGATATGGACGATTTGGACTAG
- the hisA gene encoding 1-(5-phosphoribosyl)-5-[(5-phosphoribosylamino)methylideneamino]imidazole-4-carboxamide isomerase: MSSFIIYPAIDIRGGKCVRLVQGDYNQETVYNDNPLEVAKSWEEQGGTFIHLVDLDGAKAGHPVNDDIIGKIAASVQVPVQVGGGLRTLADVERLLSLGVSRVIIGTAAIEDRVFTEEVLGKYGDKVAIGIDARNGYVATRGWLETSEVQAEVLAKELAAKGAETFIFTDISRDGMMQGPNVEGIVSLAKASGRSVIASGGVTKLDDLLALSAHSGDGVGGAIVGKALYTGNIDLNEAITRIK, translated from the coding sequence ATGTCCTCTTTTATCATATATCCGGCAATCGATATTCGTGGCGGCAAATGCGTCAGACTCGTGCAAGGCGATTATAATCAAGAAACGGTATACAATGATAATCCGCTGGAGGTAGCCAAATCATGGGAAGAGCAGGGCGGCACCTTTATTCATCTCGTGGATTTGGACGGAGCCAAGGCAGGCCATCCGGTAAATGACGATATCATCGGGAAGATCGCAGCCAGCGTCCAAGTTCCGGTTCAGGTAGGCGGAGGCCTGCGCACGCTGGCGGATGTGGAGAGGCTGCTGTCGCTTGGCGTCAGCCGGGTGATCATCGGTACGGCGGCGATTGAAGACCGTGTCTTCACGGAAGAGGTGCTGGGCAAGTACGGGGATAAGGTGGCCATCGGGATCGATGCGCGCAATGGATACGTGGCAACCAGGGGCTGGCTGGAGACGTCCGAGGTTCAAGCCGAGGTGTTGGCTAAGGAGCTGGCAGCCAAAGGAGCGGAAACCTTCATCTTTACCGATATTTCCCGTGACGGGATGATGCAGGGGCCTAACGTGGAGGGGATTGTCTCGCTTGCCAAAGCCAGCGGCCGCTCGGTCATCGCTTCGGGCGGCGTGACGAAGCTGGACGATTTGCTGGCGCTCAGCGCGCACAGCGGTGACGGTGTAGGCGGAGCAATCGTAGGCAAGGCACTGTATACAGGCAATATTGATCTGAACGAGGCCATTACGCGAATCAAGTGA
- the hisF gene encoding imidazole glycerol phosphate synthase subunit HisF has product MLAKRIIPCLDVKDGRVVKGVNFVNLRDAGDPVELAALYDREGADELVFLDISASVEGRATMEEVVRRTAGEIAIPFTVGGGISSVEDMKRILRAGADKIGINTAAVKQPELISAGARKFGSQCIVVAIDAKYNEAWGEWEVYTHGGRTPSGIKALDWVKQAESLGAGEILLTSMDADGTKDGFDLSLTSAVSSTVQIPVIASGGAGKEDHFYDVFTKGKADAGLAATIFHYKEISIPHLKLQLSQKGVDIR; this is encoded by the coding sequence ATGCTGGCAAAACGGATCATACCTTGCCTGGACGTGAAGGACGGCCGGGTGGTGAAGGGCGTAAATTTTGTGAATCTCCGCGATGCGGGCGATCCCGTGGAACTGGCGGCACTCTATGACCGGGAAGGCGCAGACGAGCTAGTCTTTCTGGATATTTCGGCATCGGTCGAAGGCCGGGCGACGATGGAGGAAGTCGTGCGGAGAACGGCAGGAGAAATTGCCATCCCTTTTACCGTGGGTGGAGGCATCTCGTCCGTCGAGGACATGAAGCGGATTCTGCGGGCGGGAGCGGATAAGATCGGGATCAATACGGCAGCGGTCAAGCAGCCGGAGCTCATCTCGGCCGGAGCACGAAAATTCGGCTCCCAATGCATCGTTGTGGCCATCGATGCCAAGTACAACGAAGCGTGGGGAGAATGGGAAGTGTACACGCACGGCGGACGTACGCCTTCCGGCATCAAAGCGCTGGATTGGGTAAAGCAGGCGGAAAGCCTGGGTGCGGGCGAGATTTTGTTGACCAGCATGGATGCGGACGGAACGAAGGATGGGTTCGATCTGTCGCTAACCTCTGCCGTATCTTCGACGGTGCAGATCCCGGTCATCGCATCCGGCGGCGCCGGCAAAGAGGATCACTTCTATGACGTGTTTACCAAAGGCAAGGCGGATGCGGGTCTTGCCGCAACGATTTTTCATTATAAAGAGATTTCGATTCCTCATCTGAAGTTGCAGCTTAGTCAAAAAGGAGTGGATATACGGTGA
- the hisG gene encoding ATP phosphoribosyltransferase: MAETLKVAMPKGRIYKKASALFRSAGLPIPLDVDETRKLVIPLPEAGMEFILAKPVDVPTYVEYGVADIGIVGKDVLMEENKDVYELLDLGIARCRMSVIGLPDWKPGIRQRVATKYPNVASQYFREQGQQVEVVKLNGSIELAPLIGLADRIVDMVETGQTLKENGLIEMTSIFEITSRLIANRVSYRMKNDEIQALCDRLQTVIMSEGANKQR, translated from the coding sequence GTGGCGGAAACGTTGAAAGTAGCGATGCCCAAAGGGCGTATATATAAAAAAGCATCCGCGCTGTTCCGTTCAGCCGGACTTCCGATTCCCCTCGATGTGGATGAGACGCGCAAGCTGGTCATTCCCTTGCCGGAGGCAGGAATGGAATTTATTCTGGCAAAGCCGGTGGATGTGCCGACTTATGTGGAATACGGTGTCGCGGATATTGGCATCGTTGGCAAGGATGTGCTGATGGAAGAGAACAAGGACGTTTATGAGCTGCTCGATCTCGGCATCGCAAGGTGCCGGATGTCGGTTATCGGCTTGCCGGACTGGAAGCCGGGCATTCGTCAGCGGGTTGCTACCAAATATCCGAATGTCGCTTCGCAGTATTTCCGTGAACAAGGCCAGCAGGTTGAGGTGGTTAAGCTGAACGGTTCGATTGAGCTTGCACCCCTTATCGGGTTGGCGGACCGGATCGTGGATATGGTGGAAACAGGCCAAACGCTCAAGGAGAACGGACTTATTGAAATGACCAGCATCTTTGAGATCACAAGTCGCCTGATTGCCAATCGCGTCAGCTATCGGATGAAGAATGATGAAATTCAGGCATTATGCGATCGCCTGCAAACGGTCATTATGTCTGAGGGAGCGAATAAACAGCGCTAA
- the hisH gene encoding imidazole glycerol phosphate synthase subunit HisH — protein sequence MAIAIVDYGMGNLHSVSKAVERLGYEPLVTGKREEILAADGIILPGVGAFGDAMEQLRETSLDSVMKDAAESGKPLLGICLGMQLLFSRSEEHGQFEGLDILPGSVVRFTGGDYKVPHMGWNSLQFGKREHPLFAGLEEGHVYFVHSYHVLPEVQADLLAVTDYGQPVTAIVGRGSVYGMQFHPEKSGELGMSLLRNFLALT from the coding sequence ATGGCGATTGCAATCGTGGATTATGGCATGGGCAATCTGCACAGCGTGAGCAAAGCAGTGGAGCGGCTTGGGTATGAGCCGCTCGTCACGGGGAAGCGGGAGGAGATTCTGGCGGCGGATGGCATCATTCTGCCGGGCGTCGGCGCGTTCGGCGATGCCATGGAGCAGCTGCGTGAAACCTCGCTGGACTCGGTCATGAAGGATGCTGCGGAATCAGGGAAGCCGCTGCTGGGAATTTGCCTCGGCATGCAGCTCCTGTTCAGCCGGAGCGAGGAGCATGGCCAGTTTGAAGGGCTGGATATTTTGCCCGGATCGGTTGTTCGGTTTACGGGTGGTGACTACAAGGTGCCGCATATGGGCTGGAATTCATTGCAGTTCGGGAAGCGGGAGCATCCGCTGTTTGCGGGACTTGAGGAAGGTCATGTGTATTTTGTCCATTCGTATCATGTTCTTCCTGAGGTTCAGGCTGATTTGCTGGCGGTTACTGATTACGGTCAGCCAGTGACGGCCATCGTGGGCCGCGGTTCGGTGTACGGCATGCAGTTCCATCCCGAGAAGAGCGGGGAGCTTGGGATGAGCCTGCTTCGTAATTTCTTGGCTTTAACGTAA
- the lgt gene encoding prolipoprotein diacylglyceryl transferase — protein sequence MQTLLIDPVVFSIGSLRVHWYGLILGLGALVGLLLAIREGKRFGIPQEFFMDLVLLGVPSAIIGARIYYVAFKWEDYKDNFLDVFKTWNGGIAIFGALIGAIICALIFVRRRGYSFWRIADICAPSLLAGQIIGRWGNFVNQEAYGGPVSESFLRGQLHLPDFIVNQMNVQGVFHHPTFLYESLWNLVGIVILLILRRQKFLRAGELFIGYFIWYSIGRFFIEAVRTDSLAFQGAAGLADFINNTLWAPMTWMGFELGHLDPAYGNIRISQLLSVLIVIGGIVLIIVRRVTGRANVRYLDPIVSTKTGAGPTPEADLQTNKAAKSSAQAPVKQDKPAAEPAETADKSPLTQVQETEVKPSPVEDTPAIKPDTEDKKE from the coding sequence ATGCAAACATTGCTCATCGATCCGGTGGTGTTCTCCATCGGATCGCTGCGTGTTCATTGGTATGGCTTGATTTTAGGGCTGGGTGCTTTGGTGGGGCTGTTGCTGGCCATTCGCGAGGGGAAGCGTTTTGGCATTCCGCAGGAGTTCTTTATGGATTTGGTATTGCTTGGCGTACCTTCGGCAATTATTGGTGCACGTATTTATTATGTAGCATTTAAATGGGAAGATTATAAGGACAACTTCCTGGACGTGTTCAAAACATGGAATGGCGGGATTGCGATATTTGGTGCTCTCATCGGGGCCATTATCTGCGCTTTGATCTTTGTACGTAGAAGAGGCTACTCATTCTGGCGGATTGCTGATATCTGTGCTCCGTCTCTGTTGGCCGGCCAAATCATTGGTCGCTGGGGGAATTTCGTTAACCAGGAGGCCTATGGCGGTCCTGTCAGCGAGTCCTTTTTACGCGGGCAGCTGCACCTGCCTGATTTCATCGTCAATCAAATGAATGTACAAGGCGTATTCCATCATCCTACCTTCCTATATGAATCCTTATGGAACTTGGTCGGTATTGTCATCCTGCTTATTCTTCGCAGACAGAAATTCCTGCGCGCAGGCGAGCTCTTCATCGGATATTTCATCTGGTATTCCATCGGCCGATTCTTCATTGAAGCGGTGCGCACGGACAGTTTGGCGTTCCAAGGCGCAGCCGGACTTGCCGACTTCATTAACAATACGTTATGGGCACCGATGACTTGGATGGGCTTTGAACTGGGCCATCTGGACCCGGCTTACGGCAATATTAGGATCTCCCAGCTGCTGTCTGTATTGATTGTCATTGGAGGCATCGTACTGATCATTGTGCGCCGTGTAACGGGTCGCGCCAATGTGCGTTATTTGGACCCCATCGTGTCAACGAAGACCGGAGCAGGTCCTACGCCTGAAGCGGACCTTCAGACCAATAAAGCCGCGAAGTCATCTGCGCAGGCACCTGTTAAGCAGGACAAACCGGCAGCAGAGCCAGCAGAGACGGCTGACAAAAGCCCTCTAACCCAAGTCCAGGAGACGGAAGTCAAACCGTCCCCAGTAGAAGATACTCCGGCAATAAAACCAGATACGGAGGACAAAAAGGAGTAG
- a CDS encoding acyltransferase, with protein sequence MSATLNKKERLPQLDIYRALAILGVLHVHATSFATVDAIDSRFYYIINFLNIFFKYGTPSFIFLSSFVLFYNYADRPLTKDLIKNFYKRRLLYILLPYVLFSIIYFFVRMYQNGLLNSSFDLWAQMPIFFERLIRGQNYTHLYFVFISLQFYILFPIFLKLFKSSRFLVRWAVPIGFLLQWGFIIWNKYELHYTFKGSLAISYLAYYMLGAYLAMNYDKFKGWLTSSWKKQTSGQRAGTVVLWAGWLAMALTHVQIWYNQRLHGAKYDSLLYELLWNLHTVFSAIVLMQLASWLYNSGWRLIVKVLTRIGELSFAIYLVHPLWLFLYREYDLKLNPVTDDYLIWIYGGMVTALIVSALVVQTVFRWIPGSWVLLGSVPRSLKPSSKAPKAPSQRKDTVAGDSKKSVDL encoded by the coding sequence ATGAGTGCAACGCTGAACAAAAAGGAAAGGCTCCCGCAGCTCGATATTTATCGCGCGCTGGCCATCCTGGGCGTGCTTCACGTTCATGCGACTTCATTTGCAACGGTCGATGCGATTGATTCGCGATTCTATTATATTATTAATTTTTTGAATATTTTCTTTAAATACGGCACACCCTCGTTTATATTCCTAAGCAGCTTTGTGCTGTTCTATAACTATGCGGATCGGCCGCTGACTAAGGATCTGATCAAAAACTTCTACAAACGGCGGCTCTTGTACATTCTGCTGCCTTATGTGTTGTTCTCGATCATCTATTTCTTTGTGCGGATGTATCAGAACGGGTTGCTCAACAGCTCATTTGATCTATGGGCACAGATGCCGATATTCTTTGAACGCTTGATTCGGGGGCAGAACTATACGCACTTATACTTTGTGTTTATTAGCTTGCAGTTCTACATCCTGTTTCCGATCTTCCTCAAGCTGTTCAAATCGTCCCGGTTTCTCGTACGGTGGGCGGTTCCCATCGGGTTCCTGCTGCAATGGGGCTTTATCATATGGAATAAATACGAGCTGCACTACACGTTTAAAGGAAGCTTGGCGATCTCGTATTTAGCCTACTATATGCTGGGTGCTTATCTGGCGATGAATTACGACAAATTCAAGGGCTGGCTTACGTCATCTTGGAAAAAGCAGACGTCAGGTCAAAGAGCAGGTACAGTCGTGTTATGGGCGGGCTGGCTCGCGATGGCGCTGACGCACGTGCAGATTTGGTACAATCAGAGATTGCACGGTGCCAAATACGACTCCCTGTTGTACGAGCTGTTATGGAATCTGCACACGGTTTTCTCCGCCATTGTGCTGATGCAGCTGGCCAGCTGGCTGTATAACAGCGGTTGGAGACTCATCGTGAAGGTGCTGACGCGGATTGGCGAGTTGTCCTTCGCGATCTATCTGGTGCATCCTCTCTGGCTGTTCCTGTATCGGGAGTACGATCTCAAGCTGAATCCGGTAACCGATGATTATCTCATCTGGATTTATGGCGGCATGGTAACTGCGCTGATTGTTAGTGCGCTGGTCGTACAAACGGTGTTCCGATGGATTCCAGGCTCCTGGGTGCTGCTTGGCAGCGTTCCACGATCATTGAAGCCATCATCCAAAGCTCCAAAAGCGCCATCGCAGAGAAAAGACACCGTTGCAGGCGACAGCAAGAAATCAGTTGATCTATAA